A genomic segment from Cumulibacter soli encodes:
- a CDS encoding acyl-CoA carboxylase subunit beta, translating into MAWEKALSELERRRELARKMGGEERISRQHAQGKLTVRERIDFLVDEGSFREFGLLCGTGTYDDGGELKDFVPKAEVNGAGKIDGRTVMVNAGDFTVRGGSGGGASTTGGLLGYELRAAERAQEWQVPYIRLLDASGGSVAHFLELGRTYVPDANMWVHTDVEMMQEVPVVSALMGPTAGLPAIYATLAHFNVMVEGSSQLFPGGPPVAKAALGLDIDKETLGGAAIHTRLSGSVNNVASSEEDALRQIQRFLSYLPSNVHEMPPRAEPVDPEFAPEVLRDVVPEDPRRPGDARRMLKAVVDADSFFELAPDYGRSRITGLARIDGLPVGIMANNTRFLGGSTDVAAGRKAVHLLQLCDLFHLPMITLPDEPGVLVGPDSERAGIEVAGAQLVWRTVNSRMPWLTIIVGRLFGVGGQTHHRSTGMFRRYAWPSARWGSMHISGGTKAAFRSIIEAAEDPLAKEREIEQRLHNIASPFRTAEATGQDIIDPAESPRLIREFVADAQPVLRRQLGPPKYPYTP; encoded by the coding sequence ATGGCATGGGAGAAAGCGCTGAGCGAACTTGAACGTCGACGAGAGCTGGCCAGGAAGATGGGCGGCGAGGAACGAATCTCGCGGCAACACGCTCAAGGAAAGTTGACGGTCAGAGAGCGTATCGATTTTCTCGTTGACGAAGGAAGCTTTCGTGAGTTCGGGCTACTGTGCGGGACTGGGACCTACGACGACGGCGGGGAACTGAAGGACTTCGTGCCGAAGGCGGAAGTTAATGGTGCGGGCAAGATCGATGGCCGGACTGTGATGGTGAACGCGGGAGATTTCACCGTGCGGGGCGGCTCAGGTGGCGGTGCGAGCACAACGGGTGGGCTCCTCGGGTACGAGTTGCGGGCGGCTGAACGGGCGCAGGAGTGGCAAGTTCCGTACATTCGACTGTTGGACGCTAGTGGCGGCAGTGTTGCGCACTTCCTTGAACTCGGCCGAACTTATGTGCCGGACGCCAACATGTGGGTGCACACCGATGTTGAAATGATGCAGGAAGTTCCAGTGGTGTCGGCGCTGATGGGCCCCACCGCCGGATTGCCAGCAATATATGCCACTCTGGCTCATTTCAATGTGATGGTTGAGGGCAGTTCGCAGTTGTTCCCTGGTGGGCCACCCGTCGCGAAGGCGGCGCTGGGACTCGATATCGACAAGGAAACCCTGGGTGGCGCCGCGATACACACCCGGCTCAGCGGGTCAGTTAACAACGTGGCGTCGAGCGAGGAGGACGCGCTGCGGCAGATTCAGCGCTTCCTGTCTTATCTGCCATCGAACGTGCACGAGATGCCTCCTAGAGCCGAGCCGGTCGACCCTGAGTTTGCGCCTGAGGTGTTGCGCGATGTAGTCCCAGAAGACCCTCGGCGGCCAGGAGACGCGCGCAGGATGCTGAAGGCCGTGGTTGACGCGGACTCGTTCTTTGAACTTGCCCCTGACTATGGTCGGTCGAGGATCACAGGTCTGGCGAGGATAGACGGCCTGCCCGTAGGGATCATGGCCAACAACACCCGATTCCTTGGAGGGTCCACGGACGTCGCCGCGGGTCGCAAGGCGGTTCACCTATTGCAGTTATGCGACCTCTTCCACCTCCCGATGATCACTCTGCCTGACGAGCCGGGTGTGCTTGTAGGCCCCGATTCTGAGCGCGCGGGAATTGAAGTCGCTGGCGCGCAATTGGTGTGGAGGACGGTGAATTCACGGATGCCGTGGCTGACGATCATCGTCGGCCGATTGTTTGGCGTGGGAGGTCAGACCCATCACCGCTCGACCGGTATGTTCCGTCGCTACGCGTGGCCATCGGCGCGGTGGGGATCAATGCATATCAGCGGTGGCACAAAGGCCGCGTTCCGTTCGATCATCGAGGCGGCCGAGGACCCTCTGGCGAAGGAAAGGGAGATTGAGCAGCGGTTGCATAACATCGCTTCTCCCTTCCGCACAGCCGAAGCGACAGGGCAGGACATCATCGATCCGGCTGAATCACCTCGCCTGATACGTGAGTTCGTGGCTGATGCGCAACCGGTTCTTCGTAGGCAGTTGGGCCCGCCGAAGTATCCATATACGCCGTAA
- a CDS encoding ABC transporter permease, translating to MTEDTKAATLEPVVEPSSRRVRRPWLGAFRDPMTLGCSVFVVLVVFAAVFAPWVSRGIDPATQDLTAIMQGPSGAHWLGTDDLGRDLWARVVYGARISLFAALISSAVAAAIGIPLGIVAGYFGGWVDAVLMRVVDTILSFPALVLAVGVGAALGPGLTNAMIAIGIVFSPVLARLARGQVLAVKERLFVTVAFTYGTSSARVIRRHIIPNVLRPLIVQTALMMGTALLAEASLSFLGLGVQAPTPSWGSMLQSAFQFIGQRPEMIYIPGLAIGLTVLSFNSLGDALQDILDPDQNTTGRRRKFRRVSRTATQINETR from the coding sequence ATGACAGAGGATACGAAGGCTGCGACACTAGAGCCCGTGGTCGAGCCATCTAGCCGCCGCGTTCGACGGCCTTGGTTGGGCGCGTTCCGAGACCCGATGACGCTGGGCTGTTCGGTGTTCGTGGTGCTGGTGGTTTTCGCGGCGGTGTTTGCGCCGTGGGTATCTAGGGGGATCGATCCCGCGACCCAGGACCTGACAGCGATAATGCAAGGTCCGTCTGGGGCGCATTGGCTGGGCACGGATGACCTAGGTCGCGACCTTTGGGCGAGGGTTGTATACGGCGCTCGGATATCCTTGTTTGCGGCGCTCATATCTTCCGCTGTCGCCGCGGCAATCGGCATTCCGCTCGGAATCGTCGCAGGATACTTCGGCGGATGGGTGGACGCGGTACTGATGCGCGTTGTCGATACGATACTGTCCTTCCCCGCGTTAGTTCTGGCAGTAGGTGTTGGCGCGGCGCTTGGTCCTGGTTTGACGAATGCGATGATCGCTATCGGCATCGTGTTCTCGCCGGTCTTGGCGCGGCTTGCGCGTGGTCAGGTGCTAGCGGTTAAAGAGCGTCTCTTCGTGACCGTCGCTTTCACGTACGGAACGTCTAGCGCACGTGTCATTCGTCGACACATCATCCCGAATGTGCTCCGACCATTGATTGTGCAGACGGCGTTGATGATGGGGACGGCTCTATTGGCTGAGGCAAGTCTTAGTTTCCTGGGTCTCGGCGTACAAGCGCCGACGCCGAGTTGGGGATCGATGCTTCAATCCGCGTTCCAGTTCATCGGTCAGCGGCCCGAGATGATTTACATCCCAGGATTGGCAATTGGGCTTACTGTTCTTTCATTCAACTCGCTGGGCGATGCCCTTCAAGACATTCTGGATCCAGATCAGAACACAACCGGTCGACGCCGAAAATTCCGCCGGGTTTCCCGTACGGCAACGCAAATCAATGAGACGAGGTAG
- a CDS encoding ABC transporter permease, translating into MAGTLLRRFVPVIPTLFIASVVVFLLVQFVPGDPAVAIAGESATPEIIAALREQMGLEKPLIVQYWDWLMSLLGGDLGNSFLTGESVNVAIGRTIFITVSVVALALVFSLVIGIPAGLIAGAYARRAADRTVSTLVSVLMAMPTFWFGLVLVSLFAVQGNMLPATGYVPISQSPVDYLRHLILPSFAMGIVGACEIARQLRSAMIEALNSDYVRTLYAKGLSRSRVIRHALKNSGVPLLTIVGLQINRFLGATVVIDTIFGLGGLGSLIMGATLKKDMVVIQGVVLVMAVIVIMTNVIVDLSYRLVDPRIR; encoded by the coding sequence GTGGCCGGCACCCTGCTTCGCCGATTTGTCCCGGTCATACCGACCCTATTTATTGCGTCGGTCGTCGTGTTTCTCCTGGTGCAATTCGTGCCAGGAGATCCCGCGGTCGCGATTGCCGGCGAAAGTGCCACTCCCGAAATCATCGCCGCCCTTAGGGAACAAATGGGTCTAGAGAAGCCGCTCATTGTGCAGTATTGGGACTGGCTAATGAGCCTCCTGGGCGGTGACCTCGGAAACTCGTTCTTAACTGGTGAGTCGGTGAACGTCGCGATCGGGCGAACGATATTCATCACCGTTAGCGTGGTCGCTCTTGCGTTAGTATTCTCACTGGTGATTGGGATTCCTGCCGGGCTGATCGCGGGAGCATACGCCCGACGGGCGGCAGATCGGACAGTTTCGACGCTCGTATCTGTGCTCATGGCAATGCCAACGTTCTGGTTCGGTTTGGTCTTGGTCTCTCTGTTCGCTGTCCAAGGCAATATGCTTCCGGCTACGGGATACGTTCCGATTAGCCAGTCACCCGTCGACTACCTTCGTCATCTGATACTTCCGAGCTTCGCGATGGGGATTGTCGGAGCGTGTGAAATAGCGCGTCAATTACGTTCGGCGATGATCGAGGCACTGAATTCGGACTACGTCCGCACGCTGTATGCGAAGGGGTTGTCGCGCAGCCGCGTTATTCGGCACGCACTGAAAAACTCGGGTGTTCCGCTCTTGACTATCGTGGGCTTGCAAATTAATCGTTTCCTCGGTGCGACGGTCGTTATCGACACGATCTTTGGGCTCGGAGGGCTGGGAAGCTTGATTATGGGGGCAACGCTAAAGAAAGACATGGTCGTAATTCAGGGCGTCGTCCTGGTTATGGCTGTGATCGTGATTATGACGAACGTGATCGTTGACCTGTCCTATCGTCTGGTCGACCCAAGGATTCGGTGA
- a CDS encoding ABC transporter substrate-binding protein, which translates to MTRLSSNTRVRRSRASFVVVTAVALTTLAACGGESSNAAAGEVPTCDAATTGGTLNANLPNPPSSLDPIQGGAGNDHMSLYPIFDRLVNLSVDMAPEPGLATKWEYPDDKTLVLTLQTGVKFHDGTPFNAEAVKFNLERARTLPTSTVAANLTSIDSIEATAENTVTIHLSKPDTTLPLIFADRAGMMSSPTAIEEKGDQQFGLHPVGTGPFEVSNYAPSTSLELTKNENYWQTDMPYLDDVKLTYLTDGQTVVNSLQSGQTDAALNVGLQFTETLSTNSGLAVHTDPSVFGDYLYVNANKAPFNNLEARQALRAAINTEALNDTLYLGKGEPATQLFPTDYWAYQDGLTDNFYDPEAAKDLAESSGLAGSKITALWYPAAGADRRAQLIQAMLKDVGVELELVSQEVGTATNDFFANKNGELYIAGWSGRPDPADTFKSIVSPGGFYNAGDFEPEGHDVDAMIEAGQQSPEVEDRAEAYKPLVELIEDQALAFPLVFIPITTVLSTNVGGFESGLYGKVDVSFLCVSE; encoded by the coding sequence ATGACCAGGCTTTCCAGTAATACCCGGGTTAGGCGCAGCCGCGCTTCGTTCGTCGTGGTGACTGCGGTGGCACTGACAACATTGGCAGCTTGTGGCGGCGAGTCGAGCAATGCCGCCGCGGGTGAGGTGCCGACATGTGACGCGGCAACAACTGGCGGCACGTTGAATGCGAACCTACCGAATCCACCTAGCTCCCTGGACCCGATCCAGGGCGGAGCGGGCAATGATCATATGTCGCTGTATCCGATCTTCGACCGTCTCGTGAATCTATCAGTCGATATGGCACCCGAACCGGGGCTGGCAACAAAATGGGAGTATCCGGACGACAAGACCCTCGTGCTGACCCTGCAAACCGGAGTGAAGTTCCACGACGGAACGCCGTTCAACGCAGAGGCCGTGAAGTTCAATTTGGAGCGCGCGCGCACTCTCCCGACCTCAACCGTAGCCGCGAACCTCACATCGATCGATTCGATCGAAGCGACGGCCGAAAACACCGTCACCATTCATCTCAGCAAGCCCGACACGACCTTGCCGCTAATCTTCGCGGATCGTGCAGGCATGATGAGTTCTCCGACGGCGATCGAGGAAAAAGGGGATCAGCAATTCGGGCTACATCCGGTAGGCACAGGCCCTTTCGAAGTATCTAATTATGCGCCGAGTACGTCGTTGGAGCTGACGAAAAACGAGAACTACTGGCAGACCGACATGCCGTACCTGGATGATGTGAAGCTGACTTATCTCACTGATGGGCAGACCGTGGTGAACTCGCTGCAGAGTGGTCAGACAGATGCGGCATTAAATGTAGGATTGCAGTTTACCGAAACTCTATCGACTAATTCGGGGTTGGCAGTCCATACAGACCCGTCAGTGTTCGGAGATTATCTCTACGTCAACGCGAACAAGGCGCCTTTCAATAACCTCGAAGCGCGCCAGGCGTTGCGAGCGGCTATCAATACCGAGGCGTTAAACGACACATTATATCTCGGCAAGGGCGAGCCGGCGACGCAATTGTTTCCAACAGACTATTGGGCCTATCAGGATGGTCTTACCGACAACTTTTACGACCCTGAAGCGGCAAAGGATCTCGCTGAGAGTTCGGGATTGGCGGGCTCGAAGATTACAGCGCTGTGGTACCCAGCTGCAGGTGCGGATCGTCGTGCCCAGTTGATTCAGGCGATGCTTAAAGATGTTGGAGTGGAACTTGAACTTGTGTCACAGGAAGTAGGCACCGCTACCAACGATTTCTTTGCTAATAAGAATGGCGAACTCTATATTGCCGGTTGGAGCGGACGTCCAGACCCAGCGGATACGTTCAAAAGCATCGTTTCTCCGGGCGGGTTCTATAACGCAGGTGACTTTGAGCCCGAAGGTCATGATGTCGACGCAATGATTGAAGCTGGTCAGCAATCTCCGGAGGTCGAAGATCGGGCCGAAGCGTACAAACCTCTGGTTGAACTGATTGAAGATCAGGCGCTTGCGTTTCCGTTAGTGTTCATTCCTATTACCACTGTGTTGTCCACTAATGTCGGGGGCTTTGAGTCAGGGCTGTATGGCAAGGTGGATGTCAGCTTTCTTTGCGTTAGCGAGTGA
- a CDS encoding ABC transporter ATP-binding protein, translated as MTDLEQGGAVDRTAALLEVRDVSVDFKLSRGRVLHAVDRVSFALHKGETLGIIGESGSGKSTLARAVMGIEPLSSGSVALDGSQIGKMTRRARRAIAPRMQMIFQDPSEALDPHLTCRAAVAEPLVVQGRLGRNEILRKVGEALERVGLSEQHGSRRPRELSGGQRQRVNIARALTLDPDVLVCDEAVSALDVSVQAEVLNLLLDLQDERGLAYLFISHDIGVVARVCHKVGVMYLGGLVETGSADDLVKYPQHPYTSALLSAEPQALPSRLRTKTRIVLSGEIPSPLDPPRGCRFVTRCVYAKEVCSTPPPLADAGAGRTAACHFVGELELAGEGTNSTSASADGSVHAQREEVTAKEKENDQAFQ; from the coding sequence GTGACTGATTTGGAGCAGGGCGGAGCGGTAGACCGAACTGCGGCACTTCTAGAGGTTCGCGACGTGAGCGTTGACTTCAAACTAAGTAGGGGGCGCGTCCTGCACGCGGTTGACCGTGTGTCATTTGCCTTGCACAAGGGGGAAACGCTCGGAATCATCGGAGAGTCAGGCTCTGGAAAGTCAACTCTGGCGCGAGCTGTGATGGGAATCGAGCCATTATCTTCAGGATCGGTTGCGCTCGATGGCAGTCAGATCGGCAAGATGACCCGCAGGGCGCGTCGAGCGATCGCGCCGCGGATGCAGATGATCTTCCAGGATCCCTCGGAGGCGTTGGATCCACATCTGACTTGCAGGGCAGCGGTCGCCGAGCCGCTCGTGGTGCAAGGCCGACTCGGACGGAACGAAATCCTCCGAAAGGTCGGCGAGGCTCTGGAGCGAGTGGGGTTAAGTGAACAGCATGGTTCGCGCCGACCGCGAGAGTTGTCGGGAGGCCAACGGCAACGGGTAAATATCGCTCGTGCGTTAACGCTAGATCCGGACGTCCTGGTGTGCGACGAGGCTGTGTCGGCGCTCGATGTGTCCGTTCAGGCGGAAGTCCTTAATCTCCTGCTGGACCTTCAAGATGAGCGGGGCTTGGCCTACCTCTTTATCTCGCACGATATCGGCGTCGTCGCTCGGGTATGCCACAAAGTTGGCGTCATGTACCTCGGCGGCCTCGTCGAGACGGGCTCGGCCGACGATTTGGTTAAATACCCGCAACACCCCTACACGAGCGCGCTTTTGTCAGCCGAGCCTCAGGCGCTACCCAGCAGGCTTCGCACCAAGACGCGGATTGTCCTGTCGGGCGAGATTCCGAGTCCCCTTGATCCTCCGCGGGGATGTCGATTCGTGACTCGATGCGTCTACGCAAAAGAGGTCTGTTCAACGCCTCCGCCTTTGGCTGATGCCGGCGCCGGACGCACGGCTGCGTGTCATTTCGTCGGTGAACTTGAACTAGCAGGTGAAGGCACAAACTCGACGTCCGCATCTGCGGACGGGTCTGTACATGCCCAAAGAGAAGAAGTGACCGCGAAGGAGAAAGAGAATGACCAGGCTTTCCAGTAA
- a CDS encoding ABC transporter ATP-binding protein, which produces MPIKISEPSVDEQKPVLLDVRDLTVEFATPNGSVTAVRDVSFQMSPGEILGLVGESGSGKSVTGMAMMGLLPESSSRVSGSAVLDGTDLLSAGPKALTTLRGEKIAMIFQDPLTALDPVYTIEQQLIETLKAHRKISKGEARKRAISLLDDVGIPMAASRIKDYPHQLSGGMRQRVMIAISLACNPQLLIADEPTTALDVTIQAQILDLIRDLSTEHQTAVLFISHDLAVISELCSRVMTMYAGEVIEAGEVDPLLEVPLHPYTSGLLASIPRAGGDRGRLHSVPGRVPALDAMPAGCRFGPRCSHVIDQCISAHPGLRQVGSRFVRCARAEELQLSGVVDVAPTSTPIEGRAT; this is translated from the coding sequence ATGCCGATAAAAATTAGCGAACCGAGTGTTGACGAACAAAAGCCGGTACTCCTCGACGTGCGCGATCTCACGGTGGAATTCGCGACGCCGAACGGGTCGGTGACTGCCGTTCGAGATGTTTCCTTTCAAATGAGTCCGGGCGAGATACTGGGGTTGGTCGGAGAAAGTGGAAGCGGGAAATCGGTTACTGGAATGGCGATGATGGGATTGCTCCCGGAAAGTTCCAGCAGGGTTTCCGGCTCTGCGGTGCTCGACGGGACTGATCTCCTAAGCGCAGGTCCGAAAGCATTAACCACGCTACGCGGCGAGAAGATTGCGATGATCTTCCAGGACCCGTTGACGGCGCTCGATCCGGTGTACACGATCGAGCAGCAACTTATTGAGACGTTGAAGGCACACCGGAAGATCTCCAAGGGGGAGGCACGGAAGCGAGCTATATCCCTACTTGACGACGTGGGCATACCGATGGCGGCGTCAAGAATTAAGGACTACCCGCATCAACTTTCGGGGGGTATGCGCCAGCGCGTGATGATTGCGATCTCGCTGGCCTGTAACCCGCAGCTTCTAATCGCCGATGAACCGACAACTGCCCTGGACGTCACGATCCAAGCTCAGATTCTCGATCTCATCCGTGATTTGAGCACGGAACACCAAACCGCAGTGCTCTTCATCTCCCATGACCTGGCAGTGATCTCAGAACTGTGCAGTCGCGTCATGACCATGTATGCAGGCGAAGTAATCGAGGCCGGCGAGGTCGATCCCTTGCTCGAGGTCCCATTGCACCCTTACACGTCGGGCTTGTTGGCTTCAATCCCCCGGGCGGGCGGAGACCGAGGACGCCTGCATAGCGTTCCGGGTCGTGTCCCGGCGCTTGATGCGATGCCTGCCGGATGTCGGTTCGGTCCCAGGTGTAGCCATGTCATCGACCAGTGTATTTCAGCGCATCCAGGGCTTCGGCAAGTTGGCAGTCGTTTCGTGCGGTGTGCCCGGGCTGAGGAACTCCAGCTGAGCGGGGTTGTTGATGTTGCGCCTACCTCGACGCCGATCGAAGGGCGGGCAACGTGA
- a CDS encoding CaiB/BaiF CoA transferase family protein, translating into MSEIAALDGIRVVELTHAIAGPHCGQILADHGADVIKVEPPDGELARLALPLDGDDSVYFASHNRGKRSITLDLKSPRGSEALKRLIAQSDVLLTNYTRDVPTRLGFGFDDVHAINPRIVMTHVTGFGQNAKNPNRRALDTTIQALSGIPDYTGTADSGPILVGAFLPDHIAAYNAALGTMMALRRRDLTGSGELVDVSMLHAYTATVAHAYHVALKGQPLPRVGNLVPTALTRSYQTADGGHVILAPLGRKKWEQFRNLIGLQGDIANLPYEVVLQEHRVETENLIADWVVRRDRDDVIALMDKNGITCGAILTSAEAAIAALDRDDGDLVTVTAPSGGEINVPGPWTNVGLSQSQRRLRIPVLGEDTQAVLSEIGME; encoded by the coding sequence GTGTCAGAGATCGCTGCGCTAGACGGAATACGGGTCGTCGAGCTTACCCACGCTATTGCTGGTCCCCATTGCGGCCAAATATTGGCAGATCACGGAGCTGACGTGATTAAGGTTGAGCCGCCAGACGGCGAACTTGCGCGGCTTGCATTGCCACTTGATGGGGACGACAGCGTGTACTTCGCATCGCATAACCGCGGAAAACGGAGTATCACCCTGGACCTGAAGTCGCCACGAGGCTCGGAGGCATTGAAACGGTTGATCGCTCAGTCCGACGTCTTGCTCACGAACTACACGCGGGATGTGCCGACGAGGTTGGGGTTCGGCTTTGACGATGTGCATGCAATCAATCCGCGAATCGTCATGACCCACGTGACGGGATTCGGCCAGAACGCCAAGAATCCAAATCGGCGAGCACTTGACACCACAATTCAGGCTTTGAGCGGTATCCCGGACTACACAGGAACCGCTGATTCGGGTCCGATCCTCGTGGGTGCCTTCCTCCCCGATCACATCGCGGCCTACAACGCGGCCCTAGGGACCATGATGGCTCTTCGCAGACGCGATCTCACAGGTAGCGGTGAACTTGTCGATGTCAGCATGCTTCATGCGTATACCGCAACCGTGGCTCATGCATACCACGTGGCGCTCAAGGGGCAGCCTTTGCCACGTGTGGGAAACCTAGTTCCCACGGCGTTAACTCGCTCCTACCAGACGGCTGACGGTGGCCACGTGATTTTAGCCCCACTCGGTCGGAAAAAGTGGGAACAATTCAGAAACCTCATCGGACTGCAGGGCGATATCGCGAACTTACCGTACGAGGTCGTGCTTCAGGAACACCGAGTCGAAACCGAAAACCTGATAGCCGACTGGGTTGTACGTCGCGATCGCGATGACGTGATCGCGCTGATGGATAAGAACGGAATTACTTGCGGGGCGATCCTAACCAGCGCTGAGGCTGCGATCGCGGCGCTCGATCGCGACGACGGTGATCTCGTGACCGTTACTGCGCCATCGGGAGGCGAAATAAACGTACCCGGTCCGTGGACGAATGTTGGTCTCTCACAATCTCAGCGCCGGCTCAGAATACCGGTTCTGGGCGAAGACACGCAGGCCGTCCTATCCGAGATAGGCATGGAGTGA
- a CDS encoding biotin/lipoyl-binding carrier protein: MTHEVRSEMPGNVWRLEVSVGQAVNADDVLLILESMKMEIPVHAPTSGTVRELPVSEGDVVEQDTLLLVMD; this comes from the coding sequence ATGACTCATGAAGTTCGATCGGAAATGCCGGGAAACGTGTGGCGACTTGAGGTCTCCGTTGGGCAGGCTGTTAACGCGGACGACGTGCTATTGATCCTTGAATCAATGAAGATGGAAATACCTGTGCATGCGCCGACCTCCGGCACCGTTCGCGAACTTCCAGTTTCGGAAGGCGACGTGGTTGAGCAAGACACGCTGCTCCTGGTAATGGACTAG